The following coding sequences lie in one Eremothecium sinecaudum strain ATCC 58844 chromosome IV, complete sequence genomic window:
- the HSP12 gene encoding lipid-binding protein HSP12 (Syntenic homolog of Ashbya gossypii AFR506C; Syntenic homolog of Saccharomyces cerevisiae YFL014W (HSP12)), with product MSSNTANAAKESAEESAWKAKESAQHASGAAQETFKDRLQKAKDTIEEYAESAKEHTREGVQRAKESFHNAAEAVKDKTHEGAAKTKDGIENAADSTKEHSKSGASKLRDNLEEAGESAQQNTREGASKAASKVSEGAEKVSDKADNLSARAEGRRSFAENAKATSKELADQAGHYAETAKEKLTNAYKYVAKNIHGEK from the coding sequence ATGTCCTCTAACACTGCAAACGCTGCAAAAGAATCCGCTGAAGAGAGTGCCTGGAAGGCAAAAGAAAGCGCCCAACACGCTTCCGGTGCAGCCCAGGAAACCTTCAAAGACAGATTGCAAAAAGCCAAAGATACCATCGAAGAATACGCTGAGTCTGCCAAAGAACATACTAGAGAGGGGGTCCAAAGAGCCAAGGAGTCTTTCCATAATGCCGCAGAAGCCGTCAAGGACAAAACCCACGAGGGAGCTGCAAAGACCAAGGACGGAATTGAGAACGCTGCTGACTCAACTAAGGAACATTCGAAGTCAGGTGCTTCCAAGCTCAGAGATAACCTAGAAGAAGCCGGAGAAAGCGCACAACAGAACACCAGAGAAGGTGCTAGTAAAGCGGCTTCCAAGGTTTCTGAGGGTGCAGAAAAAGTATCAGATAAGGCAGACAACCTATCCGCAAGAGCTGAGGGTAGAAGGAGTTTCGCAGAGAATGCTAAAGCTACCAGTAAAGAATTGGCTGACCAGGCTGGTCACTACGCAGAGACAGCTAAGGAAAAGCTAACTAACGCTTACAAGTATGTAGCAAAGAACATTCACGGTGAAAAATAG